A part of Micromonospora chersina genomic DNA contains:
- a CDS encoding DUF948 domain-containing protein — protein MSGGEIAALIAAGAFLMLVLVLAVPILRLRHTVDATTRMIADLNDRTAPLLGDVNTTVKNVNTALEQVQTSLDGVNLQLAKVDTMTTHAQNVTANVANLAAVVSAAAANPLVKVAAFGYGVRKAAAARRHAETEREVRDTIKQQRRAARRGNR, from the coding sequence GTGAGTGGTGGAGAGATCGCTGCGCTGATCGCGGCCGGCGCGTTCCTGATGCTGGTGCTCGTGCTGGCGGTGCCGATCCTGCGGCTGCGGCACACCGTGGACGCGACGACCCGCATGATCGCCGACCTGAACGACCGCACGGCGCCGCTGCTCGGTGACGTGAACACCACGGTGAAGAACGTCAACACCGCCCTGGAGCAGGTGCAGACCTCCCTGGACGGGGTCAACCTGCAACTCGCCAAGGTGGACACCATGACCACCCACGCGCAGAACGTCACCGCCAACGTGGCGAACCTGGCCGCCGTGGTCTCCGCCGCCGCCGCGAACCCGCTGGTCAAGGTCGCCGCCTTCGGCTACGGCGTGCGCAAGGCCGCCGCCGCCCGCCGGCACGCGGAGACCGAGCGCGAGGTGCGCGACACCATCAAGCAGCAGCGTCGGGCCGCCAGGCGCGGCAACCGCTGA
- a CDS encoding replication-associated recombination protein A — protein MESDALFTLGEPAGAPSAHAGSGGVDGFTGAAADSPLPVRMRPASIDELVGQDHLLAPGAPLRQLVEAAAPMSVILWGPPGSGKTTIAHLVARATDRRFVAMSALTAGVKDVRAVIETARRQRRAGGLPTVLFIDEVHRFSKTQQDSLLAAVEDRTVTLLAATTENPYFSVISPLLSRCVLLTLQPLDDDAVRGLLRRAVADERGLGGALSLETDAEDHLVRLAGGDVRKALTALEAAAATATARGVGRIDLAVAEQAVDVAAVRYDRDGDAHYDVTSAFIKSMRGSDVDAALHWLARMLVAGEDARFIARRMVIFASEDVGMADPSALTVATAAAHAVEYVGLPEAQLNLAQAVIHLATAPKSNSATTAIGAAIADVRAGRGGAVPRGLRDSHYAGARGLGHGAGYRYPHDDHRGVVTQQYAPDDLVGTDYYQPSAHGAERAVATRLPLLRRIVRGLPAPPARAEAAVNGARPAGAERVDGASEGGSDAVGEGQQ, from the coding sequence ATGGAATCCGACGCCCTCTTCACCCTCGGCGAACCCGCCGGAGCGCCCAGCGCCCACGCGGGTTCCGGCGGCGTCGACGGGTTCACCGGCGCCGCGGCGGATTCGCCGCTGCCCGTCCGGATGCGCCCGGCCAGCATCGACGAGCTGGTCGGTCAGGACCACCTGCTCGCCCCGGGCGCCCCGCTGCGCCAACTCGTCGAGGCCGCCGCCCCGATGTCGGTGATCCTCTGGGGGCCGCCCGGCAGCGGCAAGACCACCATCGCCCACCTGGTGGCCCGGGCCACCGACCGCCGCTTCGTCGCCATGTCCGCGCTGACCGCAGGGGTGAAGGACGTCCGCGCGGTGATCGAGACCGCCCGCCGGCAGCGCCGGGCCGGTGGCCTCCCGACCGTGCTCTTCATCGACGAGGTGCACCGGTTCAGCAAGACCCAGCAGGACTCGCTGCTCGCCGCCGTCGAGGACCGCACGGTCACCCTGCTCGCGGCGACCACCGAGAACCCGTACTTCTCGGTCATCTCACCGCTGCTGTCCCGCTGCGTGCTGCTCACCCTCCAGCCCCTCGACGACGACGCCGTACGCGGCCTGCTGCGCCGCGCGGTCGCCGACGAGCGCGGGCTGGGTGGCGCGCTCAGCCTGGAGACGGACGCCGAGGACCACCTCGTCCGCCTCGCCGGTGGCGACGTCCGCAAGGCGCTCACCGCGCTGGAGGCGGCGGCGGCCACCGCGACCGCGCGCGGCGTGGGCCGGATCGACCTCGCCGTCGCCGAGCAGGCGGTCGACGTGGCGGCCGTGCGCTACGACCGCGACGGTGACGCCCACTACGACGTGACCAGCGCGTTCATCAAGAGCATGCGCGGCTCGGATGTGGACGCCGCGCTGCACTGGCTGGCCCGGATGCTGGTCGCCGGCGAGGACGCCCGGTTCATCGCCCGCCGCATGGTGATCTTCGCGAGCGAGGACGTCGGCATGGCCGACCCCAGCGCGCTGACCGTCGCCACCGCCGCGGCGCACGCCGTCGAATACGTCGGCCTGCCCGAGGCCCAGCTCAACCTGGCCCAGGCGGTCATCCACCTGGCCACCGCACCGAAGTCCAACTCGGCCACCACGGCCATCGGCGCGGCCATCGCCGACGTGCGCGCCGGTCGCGGCGGGGCGGTGCCGCGCGGGCTGCGCGACTCCCACTACGCCGGCGCCCGGGGCCTCGGGCACGGGGCCGGCTACCGCTACCCGCACGACGACCACCGCGGCGTGGTCACCCAGCAGTACGCTCCGGACGACCTCGTCGGGACCGACTACTACCAGCCCAGCGCGCACGGCGCGGAGCGGGCGGTGGCCACCCGGCTGCCGCTGCTGCGCCGGATCGTGCGCGGGCTGCCCGCGCCGCCGGCGCGGGCGGAGGCCGCGGTGAACGGCGCCCGACCGGCGGGCGCCGAGCGCGTCGACGGGGCGAGCGAGGGCGGCAGCGACGCCGTCGGGGAGGGTCAGCAGTGA
- a CDS encoding GNAT family N-acetyltransferase, with the protein MTPIHSVRQVRLPGRLCVLREWADGDAPALHALLTEPRVLDRVLDERAPTPDEVGAALSGWREEAGREPRPEYRLAAVDGDRLLGLGTLTVESVPHRRGEIGYVVHPDHWGRGLATEIAGLLLDLAFGPVGLHRVEATTRPDHAASRRVLEKAGLRCEGTSRDHLLVRGSWWDSVRYAILATDR; encoded by the coding sequence GTGACCCCCATCCACTCCGTACGACAGGTGCGCCTGCCCGGCCGGCTCTGCGTGCTGCGGGAATGGGCGGACGGCGACGCGCCCGCGCTGCACGCTCTGCTCACCGAACCGCGGGTGCTCGACCGGGTGCTCGACGAGCGGGCGCCCACCCCGGACGAGGTCGGCGCCGCCCTGTCCGGATGGCGGGAGGAGGCGGGCCGCGAGCCGCGGCCGGAATACCGGCTGGCCGCCGTCGACGGGGACCGGCTGCTCGGGCTGGGCACTCTGACCGTGGAGAGCGTGCCACACCGGCGCGGCGAGATCGGCTACGTGGTGCACCCCGACCACTGGGGCCGGGGCCTCGCCACCGAGATCGCCGGCCTGCTGCTGGACCTGGCGTTCGGGCCGGTGGGACTGCACCGGGTGGAGGCGACCACCCGGCCGGACCACGCCGCCTCCCGGCGGGTGCTGGAGAAGGCCGGCCTGCGGTGCGAGGGGACCAGCCGGGACCACCTGCTTGTCCGGGGCTCCTGGTGGGACTCGGTGCGGTACGCGATCCTCGCCACGGACCGCTGA
- a CDS encoding GNAT family N-acetyltransferase, giving the protein MITAEEVLSGRDTLLAATGHHPYARHALWRGHEARGWRRGGAVGWLLPPGQGPAGGALGAAGPALDVFAGLVADGTLRAGEWLHLPRTAAEEVADRFTVARLDEWDFLWTTTAPPEQPAEERVVRLGVADHPALAALIEEAFPSTTSRPGDPRIVDWYGIRDGDRLVACGADRSRGDVGFLAGLTVAPDRRGRGLGAALTAGMTRALFARYDHVALGVYTANVGAIRLYRRLGYTGTEPRTSVHLG; this is encoded by the coding sequence ATGATCACTGCCGAGGAGGTCCTGTCGGGGCGGGACACCCTGCTCGCCGCCACCGGTCACCACCCGTACGCCCGGCACGCCCTCTGGCGGGGCCATGAGGCGCGGGGCTGGCGGCGGGGCGGCGCGGTCGGCTGGCTCCTCCCGCCGGGGCAGGGTCCGGCGGGCGGGGCGCTCGGGGCGGCCGGGCCGGCGCTGGACGTCTTCGCGGGCCTGGTGGCGGACGGGACGCTGCGCGCCGGCGAGTGGTTGCACCTGCCCCGGACCGCCGCCGAGGAGGTGGCCGACCGGTTCACCGTGGCCCGGCTCGACGAGTGGGACTTCCTGTGGACCACGACCGCCCCGCCGGAGCAGCCGGCGGAGGAGCGGGTGGTCCGCCTCGGCGTGGCCGATCACCCCGCGCTGGCCGCGCTCATCGAGGAGGCCTTCCCCAGCACCACCTCCCGCCCGGGCGACCCGCGGATCGTCGACTGGTACGGCATCCGCGACGGTGACCGCCTGGTGGCCTGCGGCGCCGACCGCAGCCGGGGGGACGTCGGCTTCCTGGCCGGGCTGACCGTGGCGCCCGACCGCCGGGGCCGGGGACTCGGCGCGGCGCTCACCGCCGGGATGACCCGTGCCCTGTTCGCCCGGTACGACCACGTGGCGCTCGGCGTCTACACCGCCAACGTCGGCGCGATCCGGCTGTACCGCCGGCTCGGCTACACCGGCACCGAGCCGCGTACCTCGGTCCACCTGGGCTGA
- a CDS encoding MFS transporter, giving the protein MSVLSVRQVRFRYLTLYGLRWLPTGLLVPVMILLMQERGLSLSQIGLLATAQGLAVLALELPTGGLADALGRKPVLVVAWAVCLASLMLFAVADSFWVFFLVWALQGIYRALDSGPLESWYVDATLAADPKAEYERGLGWAGTVSGIAIGAGALLGGGLVALGPIGPVSALTLPVLMAIALQVAALIALTVLLVEHRPARGAAAVRASVAEAPRMVGQAVGLLRRNRVLLALVAVELFWGFGMITFESLLPVRLAEVVGGADRAAALLGPASSAAWLANAAGAALTPLLLRRLGAAPAAALMRVLQGVTVVGMGLLAGPVGVLIAYLACYTVHGASNPLHMGLLHRQVDGPYRTSVLSLNSMMGQPAGALGAVVLTALADATSISVAMLVGAVVLAVAAPLYLPAWRAGRRTADAEPDAGEHRPADSASGPGHPGPALDPAGPVDPVTVAVAAPARSD; this is encoded by the coding sequence GTGAGCGTCCTGTCCGTACGCCAGGTCCGGTTCCGCTACCTCACCCTCTACGGCCTGCGCTGGCTGCCCACCGGCCTGCTCGTCCCGGTGATGATCCTGCTCATGCAGGAGCGCGGCCTGTCGCTGTCCCAGATCGGACTGCTGGCCACCGCCCAGGGCCTGGCCGTGCTGGCGCTGGAACTGCCCACCGGGGGGCTGGCCGACGCGCTCGGCCGCAAGCCGGTGCTGGTCGTCGCGTGGGCGGTCTGCCTGGCCTCGCTGATGCTCTTCGCGGTGGCCGACTCCTTCTGGGTGTTCTTCCTGGTCTGGGCCCTGCAGGGGATCTACCGGGCGCTCGACAGCGGCCCCCTGGAGTCCTGGTACGTCGACGCCACCCTGGCCGCCGACCCGAAGGCCGAGTACGAGCGCGGCCTGGGCTGGGCGGGCACCGTGAGCGGCATCGCCATCGGCGCCGGCGCGCTGCTCGGCGGCGGCCTGGTGGCGCTCGGGCCGATCGGGCCGGTCAGCGCGCTGACCCTGCCCGTGCTCATGGCCATCGCCCTCCAGGTGGCCGCGCTTATCGCGCTCACCGTGCTGCTGGTCGAGCACCGGCCGGCCCGGGGCGCCGCCGCCGTGCGGGCCTCGGTGGCCGAGGCGCCCCGGATGGTCGGCCAGGCCGTCGGCCTGCTGCGCCGCAACCGGGTGCTGCTCGCGCTCGTCGCCGTCGAACTGTTCTGGGGCTTCGGCATGATCACCTTCGAGTCGCTGCTGCCCGTGCGCCTCGCCGAGGTGGTCGGCGGCGCCGACCGGGCCGCCGCGCTGCTCGGCCCGGCCAGTTCGGCGGCCTGGCTGGCCAACGCGGCCGGCGCCGCCCTGACCCCGCTGCTGCTGCGCCGGCTCGGCGCCGCGCCCGCCGCCGCGCTCATGCGGGTCCTCCAGGGCGTCACCGTGGTCGGGATGGGCCTGCTCGCCGGCCCGGTCGGCGTGCTCATCGCCTACCTGGCCTGCTACACCGTGCACGGCGCGTCGAACCCGCTGCACATGGGGCTGCTGCACCGGCAGGTCGACGGCCCGTACCGGACCAGCGTGCTCTCGCTGAACTCGATGATGGGCCAGCCGGCCGGGGCGCTCGGCGCCGTGGTGCTGACCGCCCTGGCCGACGCCACCAGCATCAGCGTCGCCATGCTGGTCGGCGCCGTGGTGCTCGCCGTGGCCGCCCCGCTCTACCTGCCGGCCTGGCGGGCCGGGCGCCGGACCGCGGACGCGGAGCCCGACGCGGGCGAGCACCGGCCCGCCGACTCGGCCTCCGGCCCGGGCCACCCCGGCCCGGCGCTCGACCCCGCCGGCCCGGTGGACCCGGTCACGGTTGCCGTCGCCGCGCCCGCCCGGTCCGACTGA
- a CDS encoding ArsR/SmtB family transcription factor — protein MEEQKRPEPRAVRIDHRQVRALAQPLRMRLVGALRVVGPSTATALAEMLGTNTGATSYHLRQLAEVGLVVEDPSLGTGRQRYWRAAHDVTNWESSDFDDDPDARAAIEWIEADYVRFFAQHAERWFAQRHEWPAAWRDAFGMGDFFMRIPVARLEAIKEEVFAVFERHQEETDPADPDAETVQLYLAAFPMRAALPQSAPPSTEEKP, from the coding sequence ATGGAGGAGCAGAAGCGGCCCGAGCCGCGAGCCGTGCGGATCGACCACCGGCAGGTGCGTGCCCTCGCCCAGCCCCTGCGCATGCGGCTGGTCGGGGCGCTGCGCGTGGTGGGTCCGTCCACCGCCACCGCCCTGGCCGAGATGCTCGGCACCAACACCGGCGCGACCAGCTACCACCTGCGCCAGCTCGCCGAGGTCGGCCTGGTCGTCGAGGACCCGAGCCTCGGCACCGGCCGGCAGCGCTACTGGCGGGCCGCGCACGACGTCACCAACTGGGAGTCCAGCGACTTCGACGACGATCCGGACGCCCGGGCCGCCATCGAGTGGATCGAGGCGGACTACGTCCGCTTCTTCGCCCAGCACGCCGAGCGGTGGTTCGCCCAGCGGCACGAGTGGCCAGCAGCCTGGCGCGACGCGTTCGGCATGGGTGACTTCTTCATGCGGATCCCGGTCGCCCGCCTCGAAGCGATCAAGGAGGAGGTCTTCGCCGTCTTCGAGCGGCACCAGGAGGAGACCGACCCCGCCGACCCCGACGCCGAGACGGTGCAGCTCTACCTCGCGGCGTTCCCGATGCGGGCGGCGCTTCCGCAGTCCGCTCCGCCGTCCACCGAGGAGAAGCCGTGA
- a CDS encoding SDR family oxidoreductase, giving the protein MNLLVVGASGFLGAEVCRQAVAAGHRVVGTYHSAAVAVPGVAPRRLDITNRAAVRALLTGVRPDAVVATPYRYDDWAVTADGAAHIAVAAAEVGARLVHLSSDALHAGRPTPYTDDDVPTPVHPYGAAKAAAETAVRAVDPGALLVRTSLIVGEGSKQIQLCRDALAGRAVLFTDEARCPVHVSDLAAAVLELLPTELAGPLNVAGPEAVSRAGLGLLVARHDGVDAGGLKTTTIAGAGLHRPAQVVLDSARATGLLRTRLRGITELYG; this is encoded by the coding sequence ATGAACCTGCTCGTGGTGGGAGCCAGCGGCTTCCTCGGCGCCGAGGTGTGCCGGCAGGCGGTGGCGGCCGGGCACCGGGTGGTCGGCACGTACCACTCGGCCGCCGTCGCGGTGCCGGGCGTCGCGCCGCGCCGGCTCGACATCACCAACCGGGCCGCGGTCCGCGCGCTGCTGACCGGGGTACGCCCCGACGCCGTCGTGGCCACCCCCTACCGGTACGACGACTGGGCGGTCACGGCGGACGGGGCGGCCCACATCGCGGTCGCCGCAGCCGAGGTGGGCGCGCGGCTGGTGCACCTGTCCAGCGACGCGCTGCACGCCGGCCGGCCGACCCCGTACACCGACGACGACGTGCCCACGCCGGTGCACCCGTACGGGGCGGCGAAGGCGGCCGCCGAGACGGCGGTGCGGGCCGTCGATCCGGGGGCGCTGCTGGTGCGGACGTCGCTGATCGTGGGGGAGGGGAGCAAGCAGATCCAGCTCTGCCGGGACGCCCTCGCCGGCCGGGCCGTCCTCTTCACCGACGAGGCCCGCTGCCCGGTGCACGTGTCCGACCTCGCCGCGGCGGTGCTCGAACTGCTGCCCACCGAGCTGGCCGGCCCGCTCAACGTGGCCGGCCCGGAGGCGGTCAGCCGCGCCGGACTGGGCCTGCTGGTGGCCCGGCACGACGGCGTGGACGCGGGCGGCTTGAAGACGACCACGATCGCGGGAGCCGGGTTGCACCGGCCGGCCCAGGTGGTGCTGGACTCCGCGCGCGCCACCGGGCTGCTGCGCACCCGGCTGCGGGGGATCACCGAGCTGTACGGCTGA
- the aspS gene encoding aspartate--tRNA ligase, with protein sequence MIRTHNAGSLRAADAGSTVTLAGWVARRRDHGGVIFVDLRDASGVVQVVFREEDAHALRNEFCVKVTGEVTRRPEGNENPDLPTGEVEVTATALEVLSEAAPLPLPVDDQIEAGDDIRLKYRYLDLRRGGPAKAMRLRSRANQLARAVLHERDFLEIETPTLTRSTPEGARDFLVPVRLQPGSWYALPQSPQLFKQLLMVGGMERYYQIARCYRDEDFRADRQPEFTQLDIEMSFVTEDDVIDLGEAIVAKLWSDLAGYEIPRPIPRITWHDAMSRYGSDKPDLRYGVELTELTDYLRGTEFRVFAGAIDAGGYVGAVVMPGGASQTRKELDGWQDWAKARGARGLAYVVLDAETGEARGPVAKNLSEAHLAGLADAVGAKPGDAVFFAAGTNAREAQELLGAARIEIAKRAKLVDESAWAFCWVVDAPMFEKTDEGGWTAVHHPFTSPNAEWVDRFEEAPDRALAYAYDIVCNGNEIGGGSIRIHRGDVQQRVFDLLGITAEEAQDKFGFLLEAFKYGAPPHGGIAFGWDRVCMLLAGADSIREVIAFPKTRGGFDPLTGAPTPITGQQRAEAGIDAKPKAPTGPHAGTAGPAAPVADPT encoded by the coding sequence GTGATCCGTACCCACAATGCCGGAAGCCTGCGCGCCGCGGACGCCGGCTCGACGGTGACGCTCGCCGGGTGGGTGGCCCGCCGGCGCGACCACGGCGGTGTCATCTTCGTCGACCTGCGCGACGCCTCCGGCGTCGTGCAGGTGGTCTTCCGCGAGGAGGACGCGCACGCGCTGCGCAACGAGTTCTGCGTCAAGGTGACCGGCGAGGTGACCCGGCGCCCCGAGGGCAACGAGAACCCGGACCTGCCCACCGGCGAGGTCGAGGTGACCGCGACCGCGCTGGAGGTGCTCTCCGAGGCCGCACCGCTGCCGCTGCCGGTCGACGACCAGATCGAGGCCGGCGACGACATCCGGCTCAAGTACCGCTACCTCGACCTGCGCCGCGGCGGCCCGGCGAAGGCCATGCGCCTGCGCTCCCGGGCCAACCAGCTCGCCCGCGCGGTGCTGCACGAGCGCGACTTCCTGGAGATCGAGACCCCGACGCTGACCCGCTCCACCCCGGAGGGCGCCCGCGACTTCCTGGTCCCGGTCCGCCTCCAGCCGGGCAGCTGGTACGCGCTGCCGCAGTCGCCGCAGCTGTTCAAGCAGCTGCTCATGGTCGGCGGCATGGAGCGCTACTACCAGATCGCCCGCTGCTACCGCGACGAGGACTTCCGCGCCGACCGGCAGCCGGAGTTCACCCAGCTCGACATCGAGATGTCCTTCGTCACCGAGGACGACGTGATCGACCTCGGCGAGGCGATCGTGGCGAAACTGTGGTCCGACCTGGCCGGCTACGAGATCCCCCGGCCGATCCCGCGGATCACCTGGCACGACGCCATGTCCCGGTACGGCTCGGACAAGCCGGACCTGCGCTACGGCGTCGAGCTGACCGAGCTGACCGACTACCTGCGCGGCACCGAGTTCCGGGTCTTCGCCGGCGCGATCGACGCGGGCGGCTACGTCGGCGCGGTGGTCATGCCGGGCGGCGCGAGCCAGACCCGCAAGGAGCTGGACGGCTGGCAGGACTGGGCCAAGGCGCGCGGCGCACGGGGCCTCGCGTACGTGGTGCTCGACGCGGAGACCGGCGAGGCGCGCGGCCCGGTGGCCAAGAACCTCTCCGAGGCGCACCTGGCCGGGCTGGCCGACGCCGTCGGCGCGAAGCCGGGCGACGCCGTCTTCTTCGCCGCCGGCACGAACGCGCGGGAGGCGCAGGAGCTGCTCGGCGCGGCCCGCATCGAGATCGCCAAGCGGGCCAAGCTTGTCGACGAGAGCGCCTGGGCGTTCTGCTGGGTGGTCGACGCCCCGATGTTCGAGAAGACCGACGAGGGCGGCTGGACCGCCGTGCACCACCCGTTCACCTCCCCGAACGCCGAGTGGGTGGACCGGTTCGAGGAGGCCCCCGACCGGGCCCTCGCGTACGCGTACGACATCGTCTGCAACGGCAACGAGATCGGCGGCGGCTCGATCCGTATCCACCGCGGCGACGTGCAGCAGCGGGTGTTCGACCTGCTCGGCATCACCGCCGAGGAGGCGCAGGACAAGTTCGGCTTCCTGCTGGAGGCGTTCAAGTACGGCGCCCCGCCGCACGGCGGCATCGCCTTCGGCTGGGACCGGGTCTGCATGCTGCTGGCCGGCGCGGACTCGATCCGCGAGGTCATCGCCTTCCCGAAGACCCGCGGCGGCTTCGACCCGCTGACCGGCGCGCCGACGCCGATCACCGGCCAGCAGCGCGCCGAGGCCGGCATCGACGCCAAGCCGAAGGCGCCGACCGGCCCGCACGCCGGCACCGCCGGCCCGGCCGCCCCGGTGGCCGACCCGACCTGA
- a CDS encoding DUF998 domain-containing protein: MRAVPSWAVATAAAAPVLLVAGWTVAGARQPPGYDPVRDTISELAGDGATDPWLMAGCLALLGCCYLGTALVLHAAGLPSRFLLAVGGMATIALIAFPRPQVGGSPAHGTVATVAVLALSLWPAGSALRLPRAVRRGVAASPAGTPPWAFRRPVALAVTAVLLVLFGWFVVEVTGGSRTGLAERVAALAVALWPLAAVLSARRAHRDWLARQPDPPVADPARPVSPGRPGAGG; encoded by the coding sequence GTGCGTGCCGTACCGAGCTGGGCCGTGGCGACGGCCGCGGCGGCGCCCGTCCTGCTGGTGGCGGGCTGGACGGTGGCGGGCGCCCGGCAGCCGCCCGGCTACGACCCGGTACGCGACACCATCAGCGAGCTGGCCGGGGACGGCGCCACCGACCCGTGGCTGATGGCGGGCTGCCTGGCGCTGCTCGGCTGCTGCTACCTGGGCACCGCGCTGGTCCTGCACGCGGCCGGGTTGCCCAGCCGGTTCCTGCTCGCCGTCGGCGGGATGGCCACCATCGCGCTGATCGCCTTCCCCCGGCCGCAGGTCGGCGGCTCCCCGGCACACGGGACGGTGGCCACGGTCGCGGTGCTCGCCCTGTCGCTCTGGCCGGCCGGGTCGGCGCTGCGGCTGCCCCGGGCCGTCCGGCGCGGCGTGGCCGCGTCGCCCGCCGGCACGCCGCCGTGGGCGTTCCGCCGGCCGGTGGCCCTGGCCGTGACCGCGGTGCTGCTGGTCCTCTTCGGCTGGTTCGTCGTCGAGGTGACCGGCGGGTCGCGGACCGGGCTGGCCGAGCGGGTGGCCGCGCTGGCCGTCGCGCTCTGGCCGCTGGCCGCCGTCCTCTCCGCCCGGCGGGCGCACCGCGACTGGCTGGCGCGGCAACCCGACCCGCCGGTGGCGGATCCGGCCCGGCCGGTCAGTCCGGGTCGGCCGGGAGCAGGTGGTTGA
- a CDS encoding MFS transporter yields MSTPATTPTAPPASAWAPLRIAAFRGLWLAVLASNVGTWMQTVGAQWLLVDRPNAPTLVSLVQTASMLPVLLLALPAGALADTFDRRRLLIAVQCFLAAVGVLLTALTAADHMPPALLLTLTFGLGVGQALTLPAWQAVIPELVPRAQLVSAAALGSISVNLARSVGPAVAGVLVARAGVAVVFAVNAVSFAIFALALLRWRPERPESEPAPERFTAALRAGGRYVRHSPVVRRILLRAAVFVVPGSALWALLPLVASRRLGLGAGGYGVLLGALGVGAVAGALVLPRLRRVLSTNRLLLLAGLLFAGVLLVLALVPAPAVAVAALVPAGLAWMTVLSSVNAAMQLFLPGWVRARGLSVYQMVFAGGQALGAVAWGALGEVTGLVGALTAAAVVMAAGALSVLLWPLRETRGVDRDPAIYWPEPHLALEPHPRGGPVLVTVSYTVDPERQAEFVEAMRAVGRSRRRTGAMRWGLFRTGERTHGFVEVYQVPSWEEHLRQHGGRLTGADRAVEERARALAADDVRVNHLLPADPD; encoded by the coding sequence GTGAGCACCCCCGCGACCACCCCGACCGCGCCGCCCGCGTCCGCCTGGGCGCCGTTGCGGATCGCCGCGTTCCGCGGCCTGTGGCTGGCGGTGCTGGCCAGCAACGTCGGCACCTGGATGCAGACCGTCGGCGCCCAGTGGCTGCTGGTGGACCGGCCCAACGCGCCGACCCTGGTCTCGCTGGTGCAGACCGCCAGCATGCTGCCGGTGCTGCTGCTGGCCCTCCCGGCCGGCGCCCTCGCCGACACCTTCGACCGGCGGCGGCTGCTGATCGCCGTGCAGTGCTTCCTGGCCGCCGTCGGCGTCCTGCTCACCGCGCTGACCGCGGCCGACCACATGCCGCCGGCCCTGCTGCTCACCCTCACGTTCGGCCTCGGCGTCGGTCAGGCGCTCACCCTGCCGGCCTGGCAGGCGGTGATCCCCGAACTCGTGCCCCGGGCACAGCTCGTCTCCGCCGCGGCGCTCGGCTCGATAAGCGTCAACCTGGCCCGCTCGGTGGGGCCCGCGGTGGCCGGCGTGCTGGTGGCGCGGGCCGGCGTCGCGGTGGTCTTCGCGGTCAACGCGGTCTCGTTCGCGATCTTCGCGCTGGCGCTGCTGCGCTGGCGGCCCGAGCGGCCGGAGAGCGAGCCGGCCCCGGAACGGTTCACCGCGGCGTTGCGCGCCGGCGGCCGGTACGTGCGGCACTCCCCGGTGGTCCGTCGGATCCTGCTGCGGGCCGCCGTGTTCGTGGTGCCGGGCAGCGCGCTGTGGGCGCTGCTGCCGCTTGTCGCCAGCCGCCGGCTCGGCCTGGGCGCCGGCGGGTACGGCGTGCTGCTCGGCGCGCTCGGCGTCGGCGCGGTGGCCGGCGCCCTCGTCCTGCCCCGGCTGCGCCGGGTGCTCTCCACCAACCGGCTGCTGCTCCTGGCCGGCCTCCTCTTCGCCGGGGTGCTGCTGGTCCTCGCGCTGGTGCCGGCGCCGGCCGTCGCGGTGGCCGCGCTGGTGCCCGCCGGGCTGGCCTGGATGACAGTGCTGTCCAGCGTCAACGCCGCCATGCAGCTCTTCCTCCCCGGCTGGGTACGCGCCCGCGGCCTGTCGGTCTACCAGATGGTCTTCGCCGGCGGGCAGGCGCTCGGCGCGGTCGCCTGGGGCGCGCTCGGCGAGGTCACCGGCCTGGTCGGGGCGCTCACCGCGGCCGCCGTGGTGATGGCGGCCGGCGCGCTCAGCGTGCTGCTCTGGCCGCTGCGCGAGACCCGGGGCGTGGACCGCGACCCGGCGATCTACTGGCCCGAGCCGCACCTGGCGCTGGAGCCCCACCCGCGCGGCGGCCCCGTGCTGGTCACCGTCTCCTACACCGTCGATCCCGAGCGGCAGGCCGAGTTCGTCGAGGCGATGCGGGCGGTCGGCCGGTCCCGGCGGCGGACCGGGGCGATGCGCTGGGGCCTGTTCCGGACCGGGGAGCGCACCCACGGCTTCGTCGAGGTCTACCAGGTGCCCTCGTGGGAGGAGCACCTGCGCCAGCACGGCGGCCGACTCACCGGGGCGGACCGGGCGGTCGAGGAGCGGGCCCGGGCGCTCGCCGCGGACGACGTACGGGTCAACCACCTGCTCCCGGCCGACCCGGACTGA